From a region of the Geothrix sp. 21YS21S-2 genome:
- a CDS encoding DinB family protein gives MNSQTRAELLMSYAQGPRMLREAVEALPPEALDFRPAPGAWSPRAILFHLAESELHGYLRARTIIAQPGTTIVPYDQDRWAGTLDDAAQPLGEALDLFRLLREMLARQLRALPEAAWEQTLVHPERGTLTLERLLELYVGHLDTHLKQIARTLAAWRQR, from the coding sequence ATGAACTCGCAGACTCGTGCTGAACTGCTCATGTCCTATGCCCAGGGTCCCCGGATGCTCCGGGAGGCGGTCGAGGCCCTTCCCCCGGAGGCCCTGGACTTCCGCCCGGCACCCGGGGCCTGGAGCCCGCGCGCCATTCTCTTCCACCTGGCGGAGAGCGAGCTGCACGGCTACCTGCGGGCCCGCACCATCATCGCCCAGCCGGGCACCACCATCGTCCCCTACGACCAGGACCGCTGGGCCGGCACCCTGGATGACGCCGCCCAGCCCCTGGGCGAGGCGCTGGACCTCTTCCGGCTCCTGCGGGAGATGCTGGCCCGGCAGCTGCGCGCCCTGCCGGAGGCGGCCTGGGAGCAGACCCTCGTGCATCCCGAGCGGGGCACCCTCACCCTGGAGCGGCTCCTGGAATTGTATGTGGGTCACCTGGACACCCACCTGAAGCAGATCGCCCGGACCCTGGCGGCCTGGCGGCAGCGCTGA
- a CDS encoding TonB-dependent receptor: MRNNLTRLGLTALTLVAGQVLVAQTVTTGAINGHVTDKAGNPVAAATVRLTSGQVSRTIVTGADGHFQAGLLNAGAWTVQVTKAGFSATRQTVTVTINTATTANLKMDKEGSAVVEVIASSATIDTTSTTTGSNFSLDTLSAVPTGREMASLAYMTPGVTTSGFGASNGNAGLGLEISIGGASGAENSFSVDGLKTNDMRYGGQSVTMVQDFVDQVDIQTGGYKPEYSAMGGVFNVLTKSGTNDFAGSVWASHIPGSLSPKAKGTTWFRELPAASVTDVGARVGGAFVKDKFFYSFGVNYTLTNSPSYLNLSDLSAGATKTPDLQFMGKLQYYVTTDNQLTLSYFGNRSTATQDRGAGSPSNLYDGRGNADTSGDTVHNTSNFNLIWDSTLSPNVTMSLKMGQAKAENDVTPNSTLSLIRDRTYYASGGPGYGLADPLTYWATGGAGNIAKETNTTTQFAGDLTWVIGADHSLKVGYSYLKSNYSDITHRNGGQTWQLQNSGGFLRAVRNVYDNDSEANAYFQAIYLQDTWQVNKKLNLFYGIRMEDQKQIGANGSTFMHFKFTDYIQPRIGFTFDATGDGKSKVSGSFAQYYMQIPQRMAIRTYGKEYYHLLYYGGTHTGTGVGQSTATFNRATNTVTVTGTNYDDIDYSTGWSNDPLADGLKLPKRTEILLGYDYQATASSTFGIHAHYRKLTDPIEDSEITDVDGYAIDPHDPGSLAMGATSGGGGQAIIWNPGKSVSWTSNFSGQKVSTTNSLYPEAYNEYKAVDVTYTYKTSDTFLFVGYTWSRDYGNYEGLISATNGQPDGGITASYDFWPYVGTGYLPTDHTHQFKAYGYKKIKVGKGDLALGFNFLAQSGRPYSQQDDGSTSNPVLPDPGGYANADFQDLKLGNKGRLPWLTRLDLNFHYDMPLEGKMRIEPFFEIYNVMNHRPETAVLEQYTDRYGNPQPVGRFGSATDYQPARSFRFGCKLKF; the protein is encoded by the coding sequence ATGCGCAACAACCTCACAAGGCTCGGACTGACAGCCTTGACCCTCGTGGCCGGCCAGGTCCTGGTCGCCCAGACCGTCACCACCGGCGCCATCAATGGACACGTGACCGACAAGGCCGGCAACCCCGTTGCGGCGGCCACCGTCCGCCTCACGTCCGGCCAGGTCAGCCGCACCATCGTCACCGGCGCCGACGGCCACTTCCAGGCCGGCCTGCTCAACGCCGGCGCCTGGACCGTCCAGGTCACCAAGGCCGGGTTCTCCGCCACCCGCCAGACCGTGACGGTCACCATCAACACCGCCACCACGGCGAACCTCAAGATGGACAAGGAAGGCTCGGCGGTCGTCGAAGTCATCGCCTCCTCCGCCACCATCGACACCACCAGCACCACCACGGGTTCCAATTTCAGCCTGGACACCCTTTCGGCGGTCCCCACGGGCCGCGAGATGGCTTCCCTGGCCTACATGACCCCCGGCGTCACGACGTCCGGCTTCGGCGCCAGCAACGGCAATGCCGGCCTCGGCCTCGAGATCTCCATCGGCGGCGCCTCCGGCGCCGAGAACTCCTTCTCCGTGGATGGCCTGAAGACCAACGACATGCGCTACGGCGGCCAGAGCGTCACCATGGTGCAGGACTTCGTGGACCAGGTCGACATCCAGACCGGCGGCTACAAGCCTGAATACTCCGCCATGGGCGGCGTGTTCAACGTCCTCACCAAGTCCGGCACCAACGATTTCGCGGGTTCCGTGTGGGCCAGCCACATCCCCGGCTCCCTCTCCCCCAAGGCCAAGGGCACGACGTGGTTCCGGGAACTCCCCGCCGCCAGCGTCACCGACGTGGGCGCCCGGGTGGGCGGCGCGTTCGTCAAGGACAAGTTTTTCTACTCCTTCGGCGTCAACTATACCCTCACCAACAGCCCCTCCTACCTGAACCTGAGCGACCTGTCGGCCGGTGCCACCAAGACCCCCGACCTGCAGTTCATGGGCAAGCTGCAGTACTACGTCACTACGGACAACCAGCTGACCCTCAGCTACTTCGGCAACCGCTCCACGGCCACCCAGGACCGCGGCGCCGGTTCCCCCAGCAACCTCTATGACGGCCGCGGCAACGCCGACACCAGTGGCGACACGGTCCACAACACCAGCAACTTCAACCTGATCTGGGATTCCACGCTGTCTCCCAACGTCACCATGTCCCTCAAGATGGGCCAGGCCAAGGCCGAGAACGACGTCACGCCCAACTCGACCCTGTCCCTCATCCGCGACCGGACCTACTACGCCTCTGGCGGCCCTGGCTACGGCTTGGCCGATCCCCTGACGTACTGGGCCACGGGCGGCGCCGGAAACATCGCCAAGGAGACCAACACCACCACCCAGTTCGCCGGCGACCTCACCTGGGTCATCGGTGCCGACCACTCCCTGAAGGTGGGCTACTCCTACCTGAAGTCCAACTACTCCGACATCACCCACCGCAATGGTGGCCAGACCTGGCAGTTGCAGAACTCCGGCGGGTTCCTCAGGGCCGTGCGGAACGTCTACGACAACGATTCCGAAGCCAACGCCTACTTCCAGGCGATCTACCTCCAGGACACCTGGCAGGTGAACAAGAAGCTGAACCTCTTCTATGGCATCCGCATGGAGGACCAGAAGCAGATCGGCGCCAATGGCTCCACGTTCATGCACTTCAAGTTCACGGATTACATCCAGCCCCGCATCGGCTTCACCTTCGATGCCACCGGCGATGGCAAGTCCAAGGTCTCCGGTAGCTTCGCTCAGTACTACATGCAGATCCCCCAGCGCATGGCCATCCGCACCTACGGCAAGGAGTACTACCACCTCCTCTACTACGGCGGGACCCATACTGGTACCGGCGTTGGTCAGAGCACCGCGACTTTCAACCGCGCTACGAACACCGTGACCGTAACCGGAACCAACTACGACGACATCGACTATTCCACCGGCTGGTCCAACGACCCTCTCGCCGATGGCCTCAAGCTGCCCAAGCGCACCGAGATCCTGCTCGGGTACGACTACCAGGCGACGGCCTCAAGCACCTTCGGCATCCACGCCCACTACCGCAAGCTGACGGATCCCATCGAGGATTCCGAGATCACCGATGTTGACGGCTACGCCATCGACCCGCACGATCCCGGTTCCCTTGCGATGGGCGCAACCAGTGGCGGCGGCGGACAGGCCATCATCTGGAACCCCGGGAAGTCGGTCTCCTGGACCTCCAATTTCAGCGGGCAGAAGGTCTCCACCACCAACAGCCTGTATCCCGAGGCCTACAACGAATACAAGGCCGTCGACGTCACTTATACCTACAAGACTTCAGACACCTTCCTTTTCGTGGGCTACACGTGGAGCAGGGACTACGGCAACTACGAGGGTCTCATCAGCGCCACCAACGGCCAACCGGACGGTGGCATCACCGCCTCCTATGACTTCTGGCCCTATGTCGGGACCGGCTACCTGCCCACCGACCACACCCACCAGTTCAAGGCGTACGGCTACAAGAAGATCAAGGTGGGCAAGGGCGACCTCGCCCTAGGCTTCAACTTCCTTGCCCAGAGCGGCCGCCCCTACAGCCAGCAGGATGATGGCAGCACCAGCAACCCCGTCCTGCCGGATCCCGGCGGTTATGCCAATGCCGACTTCCAGGACCTGAAGCTGGGCAACAAGGGTCGCCTTCCCTGGCTGACCCGCCTGGATCTGAACTTCCACTACGACATGCCCCTGGAAGGGAAGATGCGAATCGAGCCCTTCTTCGAGATCTACAACGTCATGAACCACCGTCCCGAGACGGCCGTGCTCGAGCAGTACACCGACCGCTACGGCAACCCCCAGCCTGTCGGGCGCTTCGGCTCCGCCACGGACTACCAGCCGGCCCGGTCCTTCCGCTTCGGCTGCAAGCTGAAGTTCTAG
- a CDS encoding acyl-CoA carboxylase subunit beta, which yields MTLQDKFDTLRSRYSEAMKGGGPARVDKQHQGGKLTARERVAAFLDEGSFEEVDALALNPTPGEAKMPGDGVVTGFGRVDGRPVALFAQDFTVVGGSLSLTHARKICKIMDMAMKVGCPVIGFNDSGGARIQEGVNSLAGYAEIFLRNTMASGVVPQISLIMGPCAGGAVYSPAITDFITMVRNTSYMFVTGPEVIKAVTHEDVTKEELGGASAHGYKSGVAHFLVPSDLAALAHTRELLSFLPSNNLQETPRRAPLIEMPLENPALDSIIPEDPSKPYDVRQIIKGVVDDEHFFEVMEAYAGNIVIGFGRLEGRSVGIVANQPAHLAGVLDIASSEKGARFVRFCDAFNIPLIIIEDVPGFLPGVNQEHGGLIKNGAKLLYAFCEATVPKLTIITRKAYGGAYIVMASKHIRADFNFAYPTAEIAVMGADGAANVLYAKEIAKADDPAAKRAEIVADYNEKFANPYVAAGLGYVDEVIMPRETRKKLLRALNLLEGKRESMPPKKHGNIPL from the coding sequence ATGACCCTTCAGGACAAATTCGACACCCTCAGGTCCCGCTATTCGGAGGCCATGAAGGGCGGCGGCCCGGCCCGCGTGGACAAGCAGCACCAGGGCGGCAAGCTCACCGCCCGGGAGCGGGTGGCCGCGTTCCTGGACGAGGGCTCCTTCGAGGAAGTCGACGCCCTGGCCCTCAACCCCACCCCCGGCGAGGCCAAGATGCCCGGAGACGGCGTGGTCACCGGCTTCGGCCGCGTCGACGGGCGCCCCGTGGCGCTGTTCGCCCAGGACTTCACCGTCGTAGGCGGCAGCCTCTCCCTCACCCATGCCCGGAAGATCTGCAAGATCATGGATATGGCCATGAAGGTCGGGTGCCCGGTGATCGGGTTCAACGACTCGGGCGGGGCCCGCATCCAGGAGGGCGTGAACTCCCTGGCCGGCTACGCGGAGATCTTCCTGCGCAACACCATGGCTTCGGGCGTGGTGCCCCAGATATCGCTCATCATGGGTCCCTGCGCGGGCGGCGCGGTGTACAGCCCGGCCATCACCGACTTCATCACCATGGTGCGCAACACCAGCTACATGTTCGTCACGGGCCCCGAGGTCATCAAGGCCGTCACGCACGAGGACGTGACCAAGGAGGAGCTGGGCGGGGCCTCGGCCCACGGCTACAAGTCCGGCGTGGCCCATTTCCTGGTGCCTTCGGACCTGGCGGCGCTCGCCCACACCCGGGAGCTGCTGAGCTTCCTGCCTTCCAACAACCTCCAGGAGACGCCCCGCAGGGCCCCGCTCATCGAGATGCCCCTGGAGAACCCGGCCCTGGACTCCATCATCCCCGAGGACCCCAGCAAGCCCTACGACGTGCGCCAGATCATCAAGGGCGTGGTGGACGACGAGCACTTCTTCGAGGTGATGGAGGCCTACGCCGGCAACATCGTCATCGGCTTCGGGCGGCTCGAGGGCCGCAGCGTGGGCATCGTGGCAAACCAGCCCGCGCACCTGGCCGGGGTCCTGGACATCGCCTCCAGCGAGAAGGGGGCGCGGTTCGTGCGTTTCTGCGACGCCTTCAACATTCCGCTCATCATCATCGAGGACGTCCCGGGCTTCCTGCCCGGCGTCAACCAGGAGCACGGCGGCCTCATCAAGAACGGCGCCAAGCTGCTCTACGCCTTCTGCGAAGCCACGGTGCCCAAGCTCACCATCATCACCCGCAAGGCCTACGGCGGCGCCTACATCGTCATGGCGTCCAAGCACATCCGGGCCGACTTCAACTTCGCCTACCCCACCGCCGAGATCGCCGTCATGGGCGCCGACGGGGCCGCGAACGTGCTCTACGCCAAGGAGATCGCCAAGGCCGACGACCCCGCCGCCAAGCGCGCCGAGATCGTGGCCGACTACAACGAGAAGTTCGCCAACCCCTACGTGGCCGCGGGCCTCGGCTACGTGGACGAGGTGATCATGCCCCGCGAGACCCGCAAGAAGCTGCTGCGGGCCCTCAACCTCCTGGAAGGCAAGCGCGAGTCCATGCCCCCCAAGAAGCACGGCAACATCCCGCTCTAG
- the ygfK gene encoding putative selenate reductase subunit YgfK codes for MEKAFRPAPLELMASWIFRDLDARETVLGIPKANIQIPHAKLATEMFGHTVAAPLGVAAGPHTQLSQNIVASWLCGARFIELKTVQILDELAVSRPCIDSADETYNCEWSQELKLEQSFDEYLNAWVLIHALAHRLGLKDPGTHFNMSVGYNLEGIRTDRVQGFIAHMRDASDALPAAIDKVARAYPAVRDLAIPSRLSNHITLSTMHGCPPAEIERIATYLIQDLGVDTWVKLNPTLLGPERLRGILNDTLGFDIEVPDEAFGHDPKFADAMAMVKNLAAVAKGRPNQFGLKLSNTLEVVNHRPVFPASEKMMYMSGRSLHPLTLTLADLVTEELDGAVPISFCGGADANNFPDLVADGMYPVTVCTDLLKPGGYARLQQYLVNLEDAMTSTGAADLPGFVKAVSGGHGARFNLSRHAIRAASDDTYTRRARPLVFKGDRALGSFDCIAAPCAEACPTHQNIPDYMWLVAHGRPGEAMDVILRTNPQPGITGSVCDHKCTERCVRNFYDSPLAIREIKRFAFENATPAAPVAGPAKGVKVAIVGAGPAGLSAGYFLARMGFEAEIFEARSEMGGMVSGVIPGYRLTKESLDADLDRLRALGVKFHFGKALGRDISLEGLRRDFPFVFLGVGAQKGKRLGIPGENAPGVMDALEFLDKVRSGAPMDLGGRVLVIGGGNSAMDAARSARRLVKDGEVTLVYRRTRAQMPADPAEVEDCILEGIGLRDLVAPDSVEITGGKVTGLVCGKMRLGERDASGRPRPVAIEGAFETLPATTIIPAISQEPVLDFLEGLAVRRKKDGTLDVDPMTRETSLEGLFAGGDAVHGPSSVIQAIADGRAAAEAIARRHGVAIPAEPQLAKGIPAAAAMDKKARTQRPQTVPVLPLTEREGFAEVIHAFSAEAAALEASRCLDCDDLCSLCVTVCPNRANLAYAVEPFTFQVPTLVVRQGRLVAEGARDFQVAQSVQTLNVGDFCNECGNCDTFCPASGAPYKDKPKFWIDEDGFNEAKGDAFRFEALDGGVGLKARLGGEEHRLDVRDGIAVYRTGQVLARFQAPGWDLLGFEAVGVLPEGSQVDLAPCATLLGLLFAQAELPA; via the coding sequence ATGGAAAAAGCATTCCGCCCCGCCCCGCTCGAGCTGATGGCCAGCTGGATCTTCCGCGATCTCGACGCGCGGGAGACGGTCCTTGGCATCCCCAAGGCCAACATCCAGATCCCCCACGCCAAGCTGGCGACGGAAATGTTCGGACACACCGTGGCCGCCCCCCTCGGGGTGGCCGCGGGACCCCACACCCAGCTGAGCCAGAACATCGTGGCCAGCTGGCTGTGCGGGGCCCGGTTCATCGAGCTCAAGACCGTCCAGATCCTCGACGAGCTCGCCGTGAGCCGGCCCTGCATCGATTCCGCGGACGAGACCTACAATTGCGAGTGGAGCCAGGAGCTCAAGCTCGAGCAGTCCTTCGACGAGTACCTCAACGCCTGGGTGCTCATCCATGCCCTGGCCCACCGCCTGGGCCTCAAGGATCCCGGCACCCACTTCAACATGAGCGTGGGCTACAACCTCGAGGGCATCCGGACCGACCGCGTGCAGGGCTTCATCGCCCACATGCGCGACGCCTCCGACGCCCTGCCCGCGGCCATCGACAAGGTGGCCCGCGCCTACCCCGCCGTGCGGGACCTGGCCATCCCCTCCCGCCTCTCCAACCACATCACCCTCTCCACCATGCACGGGTGCCCCCCGGCCGAGATCGAGCGCATCGCCACCTACCTCATCCAGGACCTGGGCGTGGACACGTGGGTCAAGCTCAACCCGACCCTCCTGGGCCCCGAGCGCCTGCGCGGCATCCTCAACGACACCCTGGGCTTCGACATCGAGGTGCCCGACGAGGCCTTCGGCCACGATCCCAAGTTCGCCGACGCCATGGCGATGGTGAAGAACCTGGCCGCCGTGGCCAAGGGCCGCCCCAACCAGTTCGGCCTCAAGCTCTCCAACACCCTCGAGGTGGTGAACCACCGGCCCGTGTTCCCCGCCAGCGAGAAGATGATGTACATGTCGGGGCGCTCCCTGCACCCCCTGACCCTCACCCTGGCCGACCTCGTCACCGAGGAGCTGGACGGCGCCGTGCCCATCAGCTTCTGCGGCGGCGCCGACGCCAACAACTTCCCCGACCTCGTGGCCGACGGCATGTATCCCGTCACGGTGTGCACCGACCTGCTCAAGCCCGGCGGCTACGCCCGGCTCCAGCAGTACCTGGTGAACCTGGAGGACGCCATGACGTCCACGGGCGCCGCCGACCTGCCCGGCTTCGTCAAGGCCGTCTCGGGCGGACACGGAGCCCGGTTCAACCTCTCCCGCCACGCCATCCGCGCGGCGAGCGACGACACCTACACGCGCCGGGCCCGGCCCCTGGTCTTCAAGGGCGACCGCGCTCTGGGCTCCTTCGACTGCATCGCCGCGCCCTGCGCCGAGGCCTGCCCCACCCACCAGAACATCCCCGACTACATGTGGCTCGTGGCCCACGGCCGGCCCGGGGAGGCCATGGACGTCATCCTCCGCACCAACCCGCAGCCCGGCATCACCGGCAGCGTCTGCGACCACAAATGCACCGAGCGCTGCGTGCGCAACTTCTACGACTCCCCCCTGGCCATCCGCGAGATCAAGCGCTTCGCCTTCGAGAACGCCACGCCGGCCGCGCCCGTCGCGGGCCCCGCCAAGGGCGTGAAGGTGGCCATCGTCGGCGCCGGACCCGCGGGGCTGTCCGCGGGCTACTTCCTGGCCCGCATGGGGTTCGAGGCCGAGATCTTCGAGGCCCGCTCGGAAATGGGCGGCATGGTGAGCGGGGTCATCCCCGGCTACCGCCTCACGAAGGAGAGCCTGGATGCCGACCTCGACCGCCTGCGGGCGCTGGGCGTCAAGTTCCACTTCGGCAAGGCCCTGGGCCGCGACATCAGCCTCGAGGGACTGCGCAGGGACTTCCCCTTCGTCTTCCTGGGCGTGGGCGCCCAGAAGGGCAAGCGCCTGGGCATCCCGGGCGAGAACGCCCCGGGGGTCATGGACGCCCTGGAGTTCCTGGACAAGGTGCGCTCCGGCGCTCCCATGGACCTGGGCGGCCGGGTGCTGGTCATCGGCGGCGGCAACTCCGCCATGGACGCGGCGCGCAGCGCCAGGCGCCTGGTGAAGGACGGCGAAGTCACCCTCGTCTACCGGCGCACCCGGGCCCAGATGCCCGCGGATCCCGCCGAGGTGGAGGACTGCATCCTGGAGGGCATCGGCCTGCGTGACCTGGTGGCCCCGGATTCCGTGGAGATCACCGGCGGCAAGGTCACCGGGCTCGTGTGCGGCAAGATGAGGCTCGGGGAGCGCGACGCCTCGGGCCGGCCGCGTCCCGTGGCCATCGAGGGCGCCTTCGAGACCCTGCCCGCCACCACCATCATCCCCGCCATCAGCCAGGAGCCCGTGCTGGACTTCCTGGAGGGCCTGGCGGTCCGACGCAAGAAGGACGGCACCCTGGACGTGGACCCCATGACCCGCGAGACCAGCCTCGAAGGCCTGTTCGCCGGCGGCGACGCCGTGCACGGGCCCTCCTCGGTGATCCAGGCCATCGCCGACGGCCGGGCCGCGGCGGAAGCCATCGCCCGCAGGCACGGCGTCGCCATCCCCGCGGAGCCCCAGCTGGCCAAGGGCATTCCCGCGGCCGCCGCCATGGACAAGAAGGCCCGCACGCAACGGCCCCAGACCGTCCCGGTGCTGCCGCTGACCGAGCGCGAGGGCTTCGCCGAGGTCATCCACGCCTTCAGCGCCGAGGCCGCCGCGCTGGAAGCCAGCCGCTGCCTGGACTGCGACGACCTGTGCAGCCTGTGCGTCACCGTCTGCCCCAACCGTGCCAACCTGGCCTACGCCGTCGAGCCCTTCACGTTCCAGGTGCCCACCCTGGTCGTGCGCCAGGGCCGGCTCGTGGCGGAAGGCGCCCGGGACTTCCAGGTGGCCCAGAGCGTCCAGACCCTCAACGTCGGGGACTTCTGCAACGAGTGCGGCAACTGCGACACCTTCTGCCCCGCCAGCGGCGCGCCCTACAAGGACAAGCCCAAGTTCTGGATCGACGAGGACGGGTTCAACGAGGCCAAGGGCGACGCGTTCCGCTTCGAGGCGCTTGACGGCGGCGTGGGCCTCAAGGCCCGCCTGGGCGGCGAGGAGCACCGCCTGGACGTGCGCGACGGCATCGCCGTCTACCGGACCGGGCAGGTCCTGGCGAGGTTCCAGGCCCCGGGGTGGGATCTCCTGGGCTTCGAGGCCGTCGGCGTTCTGCCCGAGGGGTCCCAGGTCGACCTCGCACCGTGCGCCACCCTGCTTGGATTGTTGTTCGCCCAGGCGGAACTGCCGGCCTGA
- a CDS encoding M20/M25/M40 family metallo-hydrolase: MSSSGVLTNLDTRISELAAKYLPLASEMLREAIRIPADYVDKPLDQGGDPACGTSNHEFPRIDYLRRKIVEIKAVRRDEDAFFDEFGNLVWFVEDPNDGIDPDKKKVIYIDGHTDTVKPLRAQWLANSGVDCFDGIVDPSKVNKAFLNKELGYLPPEGEWNHLIFGRGSADQLGGVISAAIATKIMLELEAEGALKGVIVRSYATVCEEDNDGAGPMYLVRKVFPTAKPQIVPDVVILTDSSGCSKNGALGIYRGQRGRMQIEVTVTGKSCHGSMPWEGKNPLEFGGAILKEAADKYDRRVGFLDHPFLGHGTRTASWSKLDTPSDCAVPEKFTFRFDRRLTIGETPDQSCADVEALDAVAAARKAGLGVDVSIPTYTEASWKGFVLNNPQVYVGWVTPEEHPAVQAAVASYKKVISPNVDGKVGTGGVITKEPRVDRWVFSTDGVGYPMAMDYSVPGSKDKKWVENGIYKHPAMIGFGTGIEQNTHKIGECLDERELQHAAAFLARFPTVYAAM; this comes from the coding sequence ATGTCCAGTTCAGGCGTCTTGACCAACCTCGATACCCGCATCTCCGAGCTCGCGGCCAAGTACCTGCCGCTCGCCTCGGAAATGCTGCGCGAAGCGATCCGCATCCCCGCGGATTACGTGGACAAGCCCCTGGACCAGGGCGGCGATCCCGCCTGCGGCACCTCCAACCACGAGTTCCCCCGCATCGACTACCTGCGCAGGAAGATCGTCGAGATCAAGGCCGTTCGCCGCGACGAGGACGCCTTCTTCGACGAGTTCGGCAACCTGGTCTGGTTCGTGGAGGACCCCAACGACGGCATCGACCCGGACAAGAAGAAGGTCATCTATATCGACGGCCACACCGACACCGTCAAGCCCCTGCGCGCGCAGTGGCTCGCCAACAGCGGCGTGGACTGCTTCGACGGGATCGTGGACCCCTCCAAGGTCAACAAGGCCTTCCTCAACAAGGAACTGGGCTACCTGCCTCCCGAAGGCGAGTGGAACCACCTCATCTTCGGCCGCGGCTCCGCGGACCAGCTGGGCGGCGTGATCAGCGCCGCCATCGCCACCAAGATCATGCTGGAACTCGAGGCCGAGGGCGCGCTCAAGGGCGTCATCGTGCGCTCCTACGCCACCGTCTGCGAGGAGGACAACGACGGCGCGGGCCCGATGTACCTGGTCCGCAAGGTCTTCCCCACCGCCAAGCCCCAGATCGTGCCCGACGTGGTGATCCTCACCGACAGCTCCGGCTGCTCGAAGAACGGCGCCCTGGGCATCTACCGCGGGCAGCGCGGCCGCATGCAGATCGAGGTCACCGTCACCGGCAAGTCCTGCCACGGCTCCATGCCCTGGGAAGGCAAGAACCCCCTGGAGTTCGGCGGCGCCATCCTGAAGGAGGCCGCCGACAAGTACGACCGCCGCGTCGGCTTCCTGGACCACCCGTTCCTGGGCCACGGCACCCGCACGGCCTCCTGGTCCAAACTTGACACCCCCAGCGACTGCGCCGTTCCGGAGAAGTTCACCTTCCGCTTCGACCGCCGCCTCACCATCGGCGAGACCCCCGACCAGTCCTGCGCGGACGTCGAGGCCCTGGACGCGGTGGCCGCCGCCCGCAAGGCCGGCCTCGGGGTGGACGTCTCCATCCCCACCTACACCGAAGCCAGCTGGAAGGGCTTCGTGCTGAACAACCCCCAGGTGTACGTGGGCTGGGTCACCCCCGAGGAGCATCCCGCGGTGCAGGCCGCCGTGGCGTCGTATAAGAAGGTCATCTCCCCCAACGTGGACGGCAAGGTCGGCACCGGCGGCGTGATCACCAAGGAGCCCCGTGTGGACCGCTGGGTGTTCTCCACCGACGGCGTGGGCTACCCGATGGCCATGGACTACAGCGTCCCCGGCAGCAAGGACAAGAAGTGGGTCGAGAACGGGATCTACAAGCACCCCGCCATGATCGGGTTCGGCACCGGCATCGAGCAGAACACCCACAAGATCGGCGAATGCCTGGACGAGCGCGAGCTGCAGCACGCCGCGGCCTTCCTGGCCCGGTTCCCCACCGTCTACGCGGCGATGTAG
- a CDS encoding CPBP family intramembrane glutamic endopeptidase, with protein sequence MLFYAAAALGYRLLLEAVPGVPRAAGLCAVLLLASTLFLALEGRPLATLGLRPGTAWARDFALGAALGCGIILLSALLAYGAGGFHLAKGAGASALASGAAFYLLPAFSEELAFRGYIFQRVEWSLGSWGGLFLMSVLFAGAHVSNPGMTGSTRVLASVNIFLAGAALGLAYLGTRSLALPLGLHVGWNWCQGALLGFGVSGTQALGCFVPIPHARPLWLTGGAFGLEGSLPCTLACSLACYFLLRRWPVRELKGPFFKK encoded by the coding sequence TTGCTCTTCTATGCGGCCGCGGCGCTCGGCTACCGCCTCCTCCTGGAGGCCGTCCCCGGCGTGCCCCGGGCCGCCGGCCTCTGCGCGGTGCTGCTCCTGGCCTCGACGCTCTTCCTGGCCCTGGAGGGCCGACCCCTGGCCACCCTGGGCCTGCGCCCCGGAACGGCGTGGGCCCGCGACTTCGCCCTGGGCGCCGCCCTGGGGTGCGGCATCATCCTCCTGTCGGCGCTGCTGGCCTACGGCGCGGGCGGATTCCACCTCGCGAAGGGCGCGGGGGCATCCGCCCTGGCCTCGGGCGCGGCCTTCTACCTGCTGCCGGCCTTCAGCGAGGAGCTCGCGTTCCGCGGCTACATCTTCCAGCGCGTGGAGTGGAGCCTGGGCTCCTGGGGCGGCCTCTTCCTCATGTCCGTCCTCTTCGCCGGCGCCCACGTCTCCAATCCCGGCATGACGGGCTCCACGCGGGTCCTGGCCTCCGTGAACATCTTCCTGGCCGGGGCCGCGCTGGGCCTGGCCTACCTGGGGACCCGGAGCCTGGCGCTGCCCCTGGGTCTCCACGTCGGCTGGAACTGGTGCCAGGGAGCGCTCCTGGGCTTCGGGGTCAGCGGCACCCAGGCGCTGGGCTGCTTTGTCCCCATTCCGCACGCCCGGCCCCTCTGGCTGACCGGGGGAGCCTTCGGGCTGGAAGGGAGTCTGCCATGCACGCTTGCTTGTTCATTGGCTTGCTATTTCCTGCTCCGTCGCTGGCCCGTCAGAGAGCTTAAGGGCCCCTTTTTCAAAAAATAA